One segment of Procambarus clarkii isolate CNS0578487 chromosome 1, FALCON_Pclarkii_2.0, whole genome shotgun sequence DNA contains the following:
- the LOC138357555 gene encoding uncharacterized protein gives MAPKLFVLYNKSSLSVKEISEGLCSIIERQRDNPDGKVTSKPLSTTNSRQQSTNSIPNKSKTTSPSPKWKQSSVGTYAVGPSKPTVNASPKSVTPQDAVNVWKPCVFCEQPHVIYFCKFYPDRATRIKRLKELRKCTKFIRAHNPDTCTTHIRTCNRCHKGQHHTALCGDSSTKSAKPQKEEGTTTSVQLCTVLLGISVFSTRSDHKSALLTAQLTIKNGESKATICGLFDQGSQMAFISKELVDALKLTPVRET, from the coding sequence ATGGCCCCTAAGTTGTTTGTCTTATATAACAAATCTTCTCTGAGTGTAAAGGAGATAAGCGAAGGTTTGTGTTCCATCATAGAAAGACAAAGAGATAACCCAGATGGAAAAGTGACATCTAAACCTTTGTCTACCACTAATAGTagacaacagagtacaaacagtattcCAAACAAATCTAAAACAACTTCCCCCTCCCCAAAGTGGAAGCAAAGCAGTGTAGgcacatatgcagttggtccctccaaacctacagttaatgcGTCACCCAAATCGGTGACTCCCCAAGATGCTGTTAACGTCTGGAAACCATGTGTGTTCTGTGAACAACCACATGTCATATACTTTTGCAAATTTTACCCAGATCGTGCTACACgtataaaacgactcaaggagttacgtaAATGTACCAAGTTTATAAGGGCACATAATCCCGACACCTGTACAACTCATATACGTACCTGTAAtaggtgccataagggtcaacaccatacagcactttgtggggactcaAGTACAAAGTCTGCCAAACCACAGAAGGAGGAAGGAACTACCACATCAGTacagctttgtactgtgttacttggcataagtgtcttctcaacaaggtctgatcataaatcagctctactcACTGCTCAATTGACCATTAAAAATGGAGAGTCCAAAGCCACCATATGTggattatttgaccaaggatcccaaatggcttttatctcaaaggagttggtagatgcCCTGAAACTCACACCTGTAAGAGAGACATGA